CTATCAGTAATAATTATCTTGCCCCTTGGCATGAATGTCGTTATGCTATGGGGAGGAGGAAACAACTATGAAAGAGTACGAATGCGATCTTTGTGGGTATGTATATGACCCGAAAGTAGGTGATCCCGATAACGGAATCAAGCCCGGAACAGCCTTTGAAGATCTCCCCGAGGATTGGGTTTGCCCTCTCTGTGGAGCTCCTAAGTCTGACTTTTCACCCCGCGACTAATCACGTGGGTTTCTAAGAACGGGGATGGTACTGCCTTCCCCGTTTTTTCATATCTAGAGGAGAGCCTTTTATGTTCAGAGCGATGCGTAGAGCAAAGCAGCAACTCAATGAGAAAGAGACCATGGCCATACTTGAAGCAGGTTCCTATGGTACGCTTGCCTGCCTTGGGGACGATTCCTACCCATATGCAATTCCCCTCAATTACGTCTACCTTGACAATACGCTCTACATGCATAGCGCCAAGCAAGGGCATAAAGTCGATGCCATTGCAAACCACAGGAAAGTGTCTTTCACCGTTGTAGGCCAGGACCAGATTGTAAGCAAGGAGTACACTACCTACTTTTCCAGTGTCATTGCTTTTGGGAAGGCACGATTGGCTGAAGGAGATGAGTATACAAGGGCCTTTACAGCCCTCACTGACAAATATGCGAGCGACAGACCGAAACAGGAACGTATAGAACAGGTCAGGGAATGCAGGCAGGCAATCATTATCGCCATTGATATTGAGCACCTCTCAGGCAAACAAGCAAAAGAGTTGTCTCAGAAGTAACACACTATAGAAAACAAATAGTTACCTCAGAAAGAAAAACCTTATTCCCTGTACACGGATAATGAAAACCATAGTACATTGAAAAGAGATGAAATGGAGGAATCTATGGCAATGTTAGAAATTATTGAGAAAAGGAGAGCCTATCGTGCTCTCGATACAAAACCCATCAGTGATGACATCTTGGTCCGTCTAGCAGAAGCAGCGCACACCGCACCTTCATCCATGAACAACCAACCATGGAGACTGGTGACCGTCTCTGATGAAACAGTATTGGAAAAGCTCAAGGAAGCACTGGCTCCGGGTAACTACTGGGCAAAGAAGGCTCCAGCGTTGGTAGCGGTGGTAACCAACAACGCCTGGGGAATGACCCTTGGTGAACGCCATTATGCCCCATTTGAACTGGGTATGGCAGCGATGGCGTATCAGCTTCAGGCTGTACAGGAAGGACTGTATGTACACCCCATCGCAGGGTTCAATGCCGATCTGGCAAAAGAAGTGTTAGGCATTGCTGATGAAGACTCCATCATGGTACTGATGGTGGTAGGATACCCAGGAGACAGCTCCCACCTAAGCGAAAAACACCTGGAGAGTGAAAACGGCAAACGCGATCGCCTTCCCTTGGAGAACGTGCATGCATTCAACCATTTTGATAAGCAGTTGAAACCAAAGGGCAAATAGTCCTACTGAAGATGTACAATCTCCTGATTGATAGCCTCTTTGAGCCGCTCTTCTTCTGTGATGATCATCTTGCTCTCCTTAAGGAAGGTGCTGCCGATCATTGCAGCAGCGAGGAGAGCGGCCAAGGTGGCAAGCAACATGGGGGCATACTGCTCGGTAATCACCAGAGAGAAGACAAGAATGGCTGCACAGGCAGCTTGGCTGAAAAGCAGCAACATTCCCTGGATGACCTCCTCACTGATCCCCTGCCCCAATTCAGCAGCATACTGCGTGCCGATGGGAATAGCTGAGAGCAAGGAGAGCCCGACAATCGAGGACCCGATCAAGGCAATGGCCTCACTGTTCAGCAGTACTGCACCAATTTGCTGGCAGAAAACCAGAAGCAGGATACCCGGGATCGAACAGACATTACAGAATACAAAGAAAAGTTTTCTCCTGCGAAAACGGTCTGAGAGGGCGGGCAGCACAATTGCTCCCACCATACCTCCTGCAAGCATTGCAATCCCCAAAAATCCATTTGAATCAGCAAAACCAAGAAACTCACTGATCTCATCAATCTTGATAAACAAGGTCATCAGAACACCCCAACCAATTGCAAAAATAATCATCAGCCCTCGGAGGGATGAAATAGCATTGATTGCCTTGAACGAGGAACGGTAGTGTACCTTGTTGTTGCTTGGCAAAGCTGAAGAA
The sequence above is drawn from the uncultured Sphaerochaeta sp. genome and encodes:
- a CDS encoding rubredoxin; translated protein: MKEYECDLCGYVYDPKVGDPDNGIKPGTAFEDLPEDWVCPLCGAPKSDFSPRD
- a CDS encoding MFS transporter codes for the protein MKSVKAYRYRWLILLSLILLILSVEVHWLNLSPVGRVANEYYASQLTLTYARPVDLLSLTYLIVFVVASIPASYLLHRLGIRTATWIACGLIIFGSMTKWIYLSTFSLVLLGQFILAIGQALVLTSITEIVSRWFPIRERGMAVGITSASQYLSLAVVMIVSPILVVTKANDPSWGSGFEELMRFYAILSSTLALAAALLIRENPPSPSSALPSNNKVHYRSSFKAINAISSLRGLMIIFAIGWGVLMTLFIKIDEISEFLGFADSNGFLGIAMLAGGMVGAIVLPALSDRFRRRKLFFVFCNVCSIPGILLLVFCQQIGAVLLNSEAIALIGSSIVGLSLLSAIPIGTQYAAELGQGISEEVIQGMLLLFSQAACAAILVFSLVITEQYAPMLLATLAALLAAAMIGSTFLKESKMIITEEERLKEAINQEIVHLQ
- a CDS encoding nitroreductase family protein; translation: MAMLEIIEKRRAYRALDTKPISDDILVRLAEAAHTAPSSMNNQPWRLVTVSDETVLEKLKEALAPGNYWAKKAPALVAVVTNNAWGMTLGERHYAPFELGMAAMAYQLQAVQEGLYVHPIAGFNADLAKEVLGIADEDSIMVLMVVGYPGDSSHLSEKHLESENGKRDRLPLENVHAFNHFDKQLKPKGK
- a CDS encoding pyridoxamine 5'-phosphate oxidase family protein, which translates into the protein MFRAMRRAKQQLNEKETMAILEAGSYGTLACLGDDSYPYAIPLNYVYLDNTLYMHSAKQGHKVDAIANHRKVSFTVVGQDQIVSKEYTTYFSSVIAFGKARLAEGDEYTRAFTALTDKYASDRPKQERIEQVRECRQAIIIAIDIEHLSGKQAKELSQK